A genomic region of Miscanthus floridulus cultivar M001 chromosome 3, ASM1932011v1, whole genome shotgun sequence contains the following coding sequences:
- the LOC136541610 gene encoding uncharacterized protein isoform X2: MTSTMLQRKMCPRAWPSVLMAPDFGVMSYDAWVIYNFFSLCLAWVGGPGTVVVSLNGQSLKPSWFLMTCCLSAIPLDGRFIRRCKQGCLQFVILKPILVVITFILYAKGKYEDGNFSVNQSYLYITIIYTISYSMALFALALFYAACRDLLQPYNPVPKFIIIKSVVFLTYWQGVLVFLAAKSGFIKNAEKAAYLQNFVLCVEMLIAAIGHRFAFSYKEYAGSNARPFGGFRGSLLHAMKFNDFYHDTVHQFAPTYHEYVLYSNEGEDEPTKYSPSTIVPTGEHLVELAEVTVVSSKAPGMSSLLLNEADQAETMPSQVMEANTAASVEPYDLSSFLNVELSDYPDQVPAIPNVREQ; this comes from the exons ATGACCTCAACTATGTTGCAAAGAAAAATGTGCCCCAGGGCATGGCCATCTGTACTAATGGCACCTGACTTTGGAGTCATGAG CTATGATGCTTGGGtcatctacaatttcttttcactTTGCTTGGCATGGGTTGGAGGTCCTGGTACTGTGGTGGTAAGTTTGAATGGGCAATCTTTGAAACCCTCATGGTTCCTGATGACTTGCTGTTTATCAGCTATTCCTCTAGATGG GCGTTTTATACGGAGATGTAAACAAGGCTGTCTGCAGTTTGTGATCCTAAAACCAATCTTGGTTGTTATCACCTTCATACTTTACGCAAAAGGAAAATACGAAGATGGAAACTTCAGTGTCAACCAGTCCTATCTATACATAACTATCATCTATACAATCTCATACTCTATGGCATTGTTTGCTCTTGCACTATTCTATGCGGCATGCAGAGATCTACTTCAGCCTTATAACCCTGTCCCGAAGTTCATCATAATCAAATCAGTTGTGTTTCTAACGTATTGGCAG GGTGTGCTGGTTTTCCTTGCTGCAAAATCTGGATTCATAAAAAATGCTGAGAAAGCTGCCTATCTCCAGAACTTTGTGCTATGTGTTGAGATGCTCATAGCAGCCATTGGGCACCGATTTGCCTTCTCCTACAAGGAATATGCTGGCTCCAATGCCCGCCCTTTTGGTGGTTTTAGGGGAAGCCTTCTTCACGCGATGAAATTCAATGACTTCTATCATGACACTGTGCACCAG TTTGCACCTACATATCATGAGTATGTGCTCTACAGTAATGAGGGGGAGGATGAACCAACAAAATACAGCCCCAGCACTATCGTGCCAACCGGAGAGCACCTAGTAGAGCTGGCGGAAGTCACTGTTGTGAGCTCGAAGGCTCCAGGGATGTCAAGTTTATTGCTGAATGAGGCTGATCAGGCAGAAACAATGCCCTCCCAAGTCATGGAAGCCAACACCGCTGCTTCCGTGGAACCATACGACCTCTCAAGCTTCCTCAACGTAGAGTTATCTGATTACCCTGATCAGGTCCCTGCGATTCCTAATGTAAGAGAACAATGA
- the LOC136541610 gene encoding uncharacterized protein isoform X1: MEGWASAAAYTAAALASAAAATVVALRLVHRHLLHYAEPTHQRFIVRIILMVPVYAVMSFLSLVLPHQAIYFNSIREIYDAWVIYNFFSLCLAWVGGPGTVVVSLNGQSLKPSWFLMTCCLSAIPLDGRFIRRCKQGCLQFVILKPILVVITFILYAKGKYEDGNFSVNQSYLYITIIYTISYSMALFALALFYAACRDLLQPYNPVPKFIIIKSVVFLTYWQGVLVFLAAKSGFIKNAEKAAYLQNFVLCVEMLIAAIGHRFAFSYKEYAGSNARPFGGFRGSLLHAMKFNDFYHDTVHQFAPTYHEYVLYSNEGEDEPTKYSPSTIVPTGEHLVELAEVTVVSSKAPGMSSLLLNEADQAETMPSQVMEANTAASVEPYDLSSFLNVELSDYPDQVPAIPNVREQ; encoded by the exons atggAGGGGTGGGCGTCCGCGGCAGCGTACACGGCCGCCGCGCTGGcgtccgcggcggcggcgacggtggtggcGCTGCGCCTCGTGCACCGGCACCTCCTCCACTACGCCGAGCCCACGCACCAGCGCTTCATCGTCCGCATCATCCTCATGGTCCCG GTATATGCAGTGATGTCATTTCTTTCCCTTGTCTTACCACATCAAGCAATCTACTTCAATTCTATTCGAGAAAT CTATGATGCTTGGGtcatctacaatttcttttcactTTGCTTGGCATGGGTTGGAGGTCCTGGTACTGTGGTGGTAAGTTTGAATGGGCAATCTTTGAAACCCTCATGGTTCCTGATGACTTGCTGTTTATCAGCTATTCCTCTAGATGG GCGTTTTATACGGAGATGTAAACAAGGCTGTCTGCAGTTTGTGATCCTAAAACCAATCTTGGTTGTTATCACCTTCATACTTTACGCAAAAGGAAAATACGAAGATGGAAACTTCAGTGTCAACCAGTCCTATCTATACATAACTATCATCTATACAATCTCATACTCTATGGCATTGTTTGCTCTTGCACTATTCTATGCGGCATGCAGAGATCTACTTCAGCCTTATAACCCTGTCCCGAAGTTCATCATAATCAAATCAGTTGTGTTTCTAACGTATTGGCAG GGTGTGCTGGTTTTCCTTGCTGCAAAATCTGGATTCATAAAAAATGCTGAGAAAGCTGCCTATCTCCAGAACTTTGTGCTATGTGTTGAGATGCTCATAGCAGCCATTGGGCACCGATTTGCCTTCTCCTACAAGGAATATGCTGGCTCCAATGCCCGCCCTTTTGGTGGTTTTAGGGGAAGCCTTCTTCACGCGATGAAATTCAATGACTTCTATCATGACACTGTGCACCAG TTTGCACCTACATATCATGAGTATGTGCTCTACAGTAATGAGGGGGAGGATGAACCAACAAAATACAGCCCCAGCACTATCGTGCCAACCGGAGAGCACCTAGTAGAGCTGGCGGAAGTCACTGTTGTGAGCTCGAAGGCTCCAGGGATGTCAAGTTTATTGCTGAATGAGGCTGATCAGGCAGAAACAATGCCCTCCCAAGTCATGGAAGCCAACACCGCTGCTTCCGTGGAACCATACGACCTCTCAAGCTTCCTCAACGTAGAGTTATCTGATTACCCTGATCAGGTCCCTGCGATTCCTAATGTAAGAGAACAATGA
- the LOC136543629 gene encoding putative disease resistance protein RGA3, translated as MAMFLSSILSDLTTRSISFLIDKCSRSTSPPTVEETLSNLQRLLLRVHVIVEEADERHISNQAMLRQLSQLRKEMYRGYHTLDTFRCRVSPSFTTSTSIFSPAKRIRFSSDGSSSEQEEQFRQAFGCLEIIIRDASELVVFLSGCPRRCRQPYSMYLILDKCMFGRQMEMEQILGFLLQEEVPIDGNTPGVLPIVGPRRIGKSTLIEHACNHESVRDHFSKIMCFRQCGTRDERTVATLSDCDVIKHRSRAIDEERILVIIELTGDMDEDVWRKFYSDCKHHVAGGSKIIVASRSNKIVRFGTTQPLEVRLLTPEEYWYFFKVRIFGSTDTQDHPKLASIAMDLAHEMHGSFFTASVISALLKANFDTHFWSVALASMKRFKRANSLLYGEKWDRFLQGIEPLNIQRVNKTSSEYLVVLRDYETGFVQNKAENEGPQMSIRDLLFGSNSVRPRGRFEVVAWRSHIPPHYSYMWECEVRRSQRMVSRRKRIQQIQQR; from the coding sequence ATGGCAATGTTCTTGTCTTCAATTTTGAGCGACCTTACCACTAGATCCATATCGTTCCTGATCGACAAATGCTCGAGGTCGACCTCGCCGCCGACAGTAGAGGAAACGCTGAGCAACCTACAGCGGCTTCTCCTCCGGGTTCATGTCATCGTCGAGGAGGCCGATGAGCGGCACATCAGTAACCAGGCCATGCTCCGGCAGTTgagccagctaaggaaggagatgTACAGAGGGTATCACACGCTTGACACCTTCAGATGCCGAGTGAGCCCATCTTTCACCACATCCACATCCATTTTCAGTCCTGCCAAACGCATCCGTTTCAGCAGCGATGGCAGCTCAAGTGAACAAGAGGAGCAGTTCAGACAAGCTTTTGGCTGCCTAGAGATCATCATCAGAGATGCAAGTGAGCTCGTTGTGTTCTTGAGTGGATGTCCTCGCCGGTGCCGCCAGCCCTACAGCATGTACCTGATTCTGGACAAGTGCATGTTCGGTCGCCAAATGGAGATGGAGCAAATCTTGGGCTTCCTGCTGCAGGAAGAGGTTCCCATCGATGGAAACACACCAGGTGTCCTGCCCATTGTTGGCCCGAGGAGGATAGGGAAGAGCACCCTAATTGAGCACGCTTGCAACCACGAAAGTGTGCGTGACCACTTCTCTAAGATCATGTGTTTCAGGCAATGTGGTACAAGAGATGAGAGGACAGTGGCAACTCTAAGTGATTGTGATGTAATCAAGCACCGTAGCCGTGCCATTGACGAAGAAAGGATATTGGTGATAATCGAACTAACTGGTGACATGGATGAAGATGTATGGAGGAAATTTTACTCTGACTGCAAACATCATGTTGCAGGTGGGAGTAAAATTATTGTCGCTAGTCGATCCAACAAGATTGTGAGGTTTGGAACAACACAACCGCTGGAAGTAAGACTCCTCACGCCAGAAGAGTATTGGTACTTCTTCAAGGTGCGTATATTTGGTAGCACAGACACACAAGACCACCCGAAACTGGCATCAATAGCCATGGACTTGGCGCATGAGATGCACGGGTCTTTCTTTACCGCAAGCGTCATCAGCGCCCTGCTGAAAGCCAATTTCGACACCCATTTCTGGAGCGTGGCTCTTGCAAGCATGAAAAGGTTCAAGCGGGCAAATTCCTTGCTCTACGGAGAGAAATGGGATCGTTTCTTGCAGGGAATCGAGCCGTTAAATATCCAAAGAGTAAACAAGACATCTTCTGAATATTTGGTGGTTCTTCGTGACTATGAAACAGGTTTTGTTCAGAACAAGGCTGAAAATGAAGGCCCTCAGATGAGTATCCGAGATCTCTTGTTTGGTAGTAACAGTGTTAGACCTCGTGGGAGGTTCGAAGTTGTTGCATGGAGATCACATATACCACCTCACTACAGCTACATGTGGGAGTGTGAGGTGCGGAGGTCACAGCGAATGGTCTCGAGGAGGAAGAGAATTCAACAGATTCAGCAGCGCTGA
- the LOC136541608 gene encoding glucose-1-phosphate adenylyltransferase large subunit 4, chloroplastic/amyloplastic-like, producing MAYPAAPHASSAFLASPAATLPARRASPPVPRRALSAAAAATTSNCLLADGPREIKEEQADAGAQAAAAARRDVSPDTVASIILGGGAGTRLFPLTRTRAKPAVPVGGCYRLIDIPMSNCINSKINKIYVLTQFNSQSLNRHIARTYNFGEGVGFSGGSVEVLAATQTAGESGKKWFQGTADAVRQFLWLFEDARLKCIENILILSGDHLYRMDYMDFVQKHVDSGADISVACVPMDESRASDFGLMKADRNGRITDFLEKPKGENLKSMQMDMGLFGLSPEFASTYKYMASMGIYVFKADVLRKLLRGHYPTANDFGSEVIPMAAKDYDVQAYLFDGYWEDIGTIKSFFEANLALTDQSPNFYFYDPVKPIFTSPRFLPPTKVENCKVLNSIVSHGCFLTECSVEHSVIGIRSRLEPGVQLKDTMMMGADYYQTEAERLSELSVGKVPVGVGENTKIRNCIIDKNARIGKNVVIMNSENVQEADRPAEGYYIRSGITVVLKNAVILNDTTI from the exons ATGGCGTACCCCGCGGCGCCGCACGCGAGCTCGGCCTTCCTCGCCAGCCCCGCGGCGACGCTccccgcgcgccgcgcctcgCCCCCGGTCCCGCGCCGCGCGTtgtcggccgccgccgccgccaccaccagcaACTGCCTCCTCGCCGACGGCCCCCGGGAGATCAAG GAGGAGCAGGCGGACGCGGGCgcccaggcggcggcggcggcgcggagggACGTCAGCCCGGACACGGTGGCCTCCATCATCCTCGGCGGTGGCGCTGGCACGCGCCTCTTCCCGCTCACGCGGACCAGGGCCAAGCCCGCG GTGCCCGTCGGGGGATGCTACAGGCTCATCGACATCCCGATGAGCAACTGCATAAACAGCAAGATCAACAAGATCTACGTCCTCACCCAGTTCAATTCCCAGTCTCTCAATCGCCATATCGCACGGACATACAACTTTGGTGAGGGAGTTGGATTCAGTGGTGGGTCCGTGGAG GTGCTGGCAGCTACCCAGACAGCTGGGGAATCCGGAAAGAAATGGTTCCAGGGAACAGCAGATGCTGTCAGGCAGTTCCTCTGGCTTTTTGAG GACGCAAGACTCAAATGTATAGAAAACATACTGATTCTGTCTGGCGATCATCTGTATAGGATGGATTACATGGACTTTGTGCAG AAGCATGTTGACTCTGGTGCTGATATTTCAGTTGCGTGTGTTCCTATGGATGAAAG TCGAGCATCTGATTTTGGATTGATGAAGGCCGACAGGAATGGTCGTATCACTGATTTCCTTGAAAAGCCCAAGGGTGAAAATTTGAAATCAATG CAAATGGACATGGGATTGTTTGGATTATCCCCAGAGTTTGCAAGTACATACAAATACATGGCTTCAATGGGAATATATGTATTCAAGGCAGATGTTCTCAGAAAGCTTCTGAG AGGCCATTATCCTACAGCTAATGATTTTGGCTCAGAAGTGATTCCAATGGCTGCAAAAGATTATGATGTGCAG GCTTATTTGTTTGATGGTTACTGGGAAGATATTGGAACAATAAAGTCTTTCTTTGAAGCAAACCTTGCTCTCACTGATCAG TCTCCCAACTTCTATTTTTATGATCCCGTGAAACCTATTTTTACATCTCCTAGATTTTTACCTCCAACCAAGGTAGAAAACTGCAAG GTTTTGAACTCTATAGTTTCACATGGCTGCTTTCTAACTGAGTGCAGTGTTGAGCACTCTGTCATTGGTATCCGCTCAAGATTAGAACCGGGAGTGCAGCTCAAG GACACAATGATGATGGGGGCAGATTACTACCAGACTGAAGCTGAGAGATTATCTGAACTGTCAGTTGGAAAAGTTCCAGTCGGTGTTGGAGAGAACACTAAAATAAG GAACTGTATCATTGATAAAAATGCTCGAATTGGGAAGAATGTAGTCATTATGAACTCTGAG AATGTGCAAGAAGCAGACAGGCCAGCTGAAGGATATTACATTCGTTCTGGGATAACTGTGGTGCTCAAGAATGCAGTAATTCTGAATGATACAACAATTTAG